A window of the Bacteroides thetaiotaomicron VPI-5482 genome harbors these coding sequences:
- a CDS encoding SusC/RagA family TonB-linked outer membrane protein, with amino-acid sequence MFKPLKSVSVLLLLFAMPAAISYAASENGATSVSVTQQNGTCKGVVKDKAGEAVIGASVVVKGTTNGVITDLDGNFVLSNVPDGATIQISYVGYTPQEVKFTGKPLDITLQEDTQTLDEVVVTALGIKRQKRSLGYSTTTVGGKDFTEARTTNIGNALSGKIAGVSVSGNATGPGGSSRVVIRGNASLTGNNQPLYVIDGVPFDNTNIGSAGQWGGKDMGDGLSSINPDDIADIQVLKGAAASALYGYRGGNGAILITTKSGQKGKPVSVEFNNNLAFDVIYDYRDFQNVYGQGTQGNRPLSADVAKATETSSWGEVMDGKKAVNFLGNEYAYSPVDNWKNFYRTGINNTTTLAVSGASDKISYRFGVSNMAVKGILPNSSISQQGINMNTTYDISSKVHLMVNANYVFDKNKGRSNLSDGNSNTNAALLYHANSFDIRWMERENPDCDWGTGADGKELLGGTNGYFNNPYWLQYRVTNETNRNRLTGGMTLKYDIFDWLYIQGAVTRDGYNLEYSEVKPIGSASPEDPRGYIKEYTQNFSEMNLNYLIGFNKTFGDWSVGATFGGNRQRNITKKYGLDDKASSFFVPDFYSSSNTAKHVYKKEYTEYRVNSIYGTADLGYKNQVFLNLTGRNDWFSTLDPDNNHYFYPSIGMSWVFSDTFKTPDWFTFGKVRASYAAASNGTKAYQNLLTYKVDNYQSNGQPVVTINNSTVPNKGLKPVQISEWEIGLNLSFLDNRLSLDAAYYVKTTKDDIVQVTTSGASGFESAIQNVGEIRNNGVEVMVNAVPVHTKDFNWNSTFNIAYNSSDVKYLGIDGTGEKIKRLTLDGANSRVGSVSVQNILGHPYGELVGYEYKRTSDGQVIFENGLPVHSDEVQVLGNGVYKVTGGWRNEFTYKNITLSFLIDFKAGAKMFSGTNLSLYSNGLHKNTLQGRGADGKGTMVGNGVMSDGKGGYVKNTVAVSAQDYWQAITSQNIAEEFVYNASFIKLRELSVGYTLPQAWLNKQTLIKGVTLSLVGRNLWTILKHTDNIDPESAYNNGNAQGLELNGYPATRNVGFNVNVKF; translated from the coding sequence ATGTTTAAACCACTCAAATCAGTAAGTGTGCTGTTGCTCTTGTTTGCCATGCCGGCAGCAATTTCCTATGCAGCCTCTGAGAATGGAGCAACAAGTGTGAGTGTCACACAGCAAAACGGTACGTGTAAAGGTGTAGTAAAAGACAAGGCAGGTGAAGCGGTTATTGGAGCTTCAGTTGTAGTCAAGGGTACTACAAATGGTGTAATTACCGACTTGGACGGTAATTTTGTTCTTTCCAATGTTCCTGATGGAGCAACGATTCAAATCTCTTATGTAGGTTATACCCCACAGGAAGTGAAGTTCACGGGTAAACCTTTAGACATTACCTTACAGGAAGATACGCAGACACTCGATGAAGTTGTAGTGACAGCTTTGGGGATTAAGCGTCAGAAAAGGTCCCTCGGCTATTCTACAACGACAGTAGGAGGAAAAGATTTCACGGAAGCTCGTACAACGAACATTGGTAACGCACTTTCCGGTAAGATTGCCGGTGTTTCCGTTTCCGGAAATGCAACAGGTCCGGGTGGTAGTAGCCGTGTCGTAATTCGTGGTAATGCTTCTTTGACGGGAAACAACCAGCCGCTTTATGTTATCGACGGTGTTCCGTTTGATAATACTAATATTGGTAGTGCAGGTCAATGGGGAGGTAAAGATATGGGCGATGGTTTGTCAAGTATCAATCCGGATGATATTGCAGATATTCAAGTGTTGAAAGGTGCTGCTGCATCTGCTCTTTATGGATATCGTGGTGGTAACGGTGCTATCTTGATTACTACTAAATCCGGTCAGAAAGGAAAACCGGTCTCCGTTGAATTTAACAATAACTTGGCTTTTGATGTGATTTATGATTACCGCGATTTCCAGAATGTCTACGGGCAAGGAACTCAGGGTAACCGTCCGCTTTCTGCAGATGTGGCAAAAGCAACGGAAACATCCAGCTGGGGTGAAGTAATGGATGGAAAAAAAGCAGTAAACTTCTTGGGGAACGAATATGCCTATTCTCCTGTAGATAACTGGAAGAACTTCTATCGTACTGGGATTAACAATACAACAACTTTGGCAGTAAGTGGTGCTTCCGATAAGATATCCTATCGTTTTGGTGTTTCCAATATGGCGGTAAAGGGGATACTTCCCAATTCCAGCATCAGTCAGCAAGGTATCAATATGAATACGACTTATGACATTTCTTCAAAAGTTCATTTAATGGTGAATGCCAACTACGTATTCGACAAGAATAAAGGTCGTTCTAACTTGTCCGATGGTAACAGTAACACGAATGCCGCACTTCTTTATCATGCCAATTCATTTGATATCCGTTGGATGGAACGTGAAAATCCGGATTGTGACTGGGGTACCGGTGCTGACGGCAAAGAGTTGTTAGGCGGTACGAACGGTTATTTCAATAATCCGTATTGGTTGCAGTACAGGGTTACTAATGAAACCAACCGTAATCGTCTGACTGGTGGTATGACTTTGAAGTATGATATCTTTGACTGGTTATACATTCAGGGTGCTGTGACACGTGACGGTTATAATCTGGAATATTCCGAAGTGAAGCCAATCGGTTCCGCTTCTCCGGAAGATCCACGCGGTTATATAAAGGAATACACTCAGAACTTCTCTGAAATGAACCTGAACTATTTGATCGGATTCAATAAGACATTCGGAGACTGGAGTGTCGGTGCTACTTTCGGTGGAAACCGTCAGAGAAATATTACAAAGAAATACGGTCTGGATGATAAGGCCTCTTCATTCTTTGTGCCCGATTTTTATTCAAGTAGCAACACTGCGAAGCATGTGTATAAGAAAGAATATACAGAATATCGGGTAAATTCAATCTATGGTACTGCAGACCTTGGTTATAAGAATCAGGTATTCTTAAATTTAACCGGACGTAATGACTGGTTCTCTACACTGGACCCGGATAATAATCATTATTTCTATCCTTCTATCGGTATGTCATGGGTATTTAGTGATACATTCAAGACTCCTGACTGGTTTACTTTCGGAAAGGTGCGTGCATCTTATGCAGCTGCATCCAACGGAACCAAAGCATATCAGAATCTTCTTACCTATAAAGTAGATAATTACCAATCGAACGGACAGCCTGTAGTAACGATCAATAACTCGACCGTACCTAACAAAGGACTGAAACCGGTTCAGATTTCCGAATGGGAAATTGGTTTGAATCTCTCTTTCTTGGATAATCGCCTGTCATTGGATGCTGCATATTATGTAAAAACAACCAAAGATGATATCGTGCAGGTAACCACCAGTGGTGCGTCCGGTTTTGAATCAGCTATCCAGAATGTCGGAGAAATCAGAAATAATGGTGTGGAAGTAATGGTGAATGCCGTTCCTGTTCATACAAAGGACTTTAACTGGAATTCTACATTCAATATCGCTTATAACAGCAGTGATGTGAAATACCTGGGAATAGACGGAACGGGAGAAAAGATAAAGAGACTTACTCTTGACGGAGCCAATTCACGTGTAGGTAGTGTTTCTGTTCAGAATATCTTGGGGCATCCTTATGGTGAATTAGTAGGTTATGAATACAAACGTACTTCGGATGGACAAGTTATTTTTGAAAACGGTCTTCCTGTACACTCAGACGAGGTACAGGTATTAGGAAACGGCGTTTATAAGGTAACCGGTGGATGGCGCAATGAGTTTACTTACAAAAACATAACTCTTTCTTTCCTGATTGACTTCAAGGCAGGAGCTAAGATGTTCTCCGGAACCAATCTGTCTCTTTACAGCAACGGTCTGCACAAGAATACTTTGCAGGGACGTGGTGCTGACGGTAAAGGAACAATGGTGGGCAATGGTGTAATGTCTGATGGTAAGGGGGGCTATGTGAAGAATACCGTAGCCGTTTCTGCACAAGACTACTGGCAGGCTATTACCAGTCAGAATATTGCTGAAGAGTTTGTTTATAATGCGAGTTTTATAAAACTGCGCGAACTGTCAGTCGGATATACTTTGCCGCAGGCATGGTTGAATAAGCAGACACTTATAAAGGGGGTAACCCTTTCTTTAGTCGGTCGTAACCTTTGGACTATATTGAAGCATACGGATAATATTGATCCGGAATCTGCTTATAATAACGGTAATGCTCAAGGTCTGGAATTGAACGGATATCCTGCCACGAGAAATGTGGGATTCAATGTAAATGTTAAGTTCTAA